One window of the Spea bombifrons isolate aSpeBom1 chromosome 8, aSpeBom1.2.pri, whole genome shotgun sequence genome contains the following:
- the SLITRK2 gene encoding SLIT and NTRK-like protein 2 gives MLNSVLLLSFISVTGILRTESRKTAKDICKIRCLCEEKENVLNINCENKGFTSVSLLLPPQSRIYQLFLNGNLLSRLYPNEFVNYSNAVTLHLGNNELQEIRAGAFNGLKTLKRLHLNNNKLEMLKEETFQGLESLEYLQADYNFISVIEAGAFSKMNKLKVLILNDNLLLSLPNNVFRFVLLTHLDLRGNRLKMLPFAGVLEHIGGIMEIQLEENPWNCTCDLSPLKAWLDTITVFVGEIVCETPFRLHGKDVTQLTRQDLCPRKSSGDTNQRSVHPDPRIHRMPPTFNPALTPTRAPKSSRPPKTRNRPTPRVTVSKDRQIFGPIMVYQTKSPVPLTCPESCVCTSMSSDSGLNVNCQERKISNISDLKPKPTSPRKLYLTGNYLQIVYKTDLLEFASLDLLHLGNNRIAIIQEGAFSNLTSLRRLYLNGNYIEMLYPSMFDGLYSLQYLYLEYNVIKDIVPHTFDALSNLQLLFLNNNLLRSLPDGVFGGTALTRLNLRNNHFSFLPLKGVLEQLTAFIQIDLQENPWDCTCDILGLKKWIEQSSSTVVVQEVTCESPLKHAGEHLRFLPKDEICPENPNLADATVLSFNQKTSTPHSSSIPPSPYPELHTEVPLSVLILGLLVVFILSVCFGAGLFVFVLKRRKGVQSVPSSSVNNLDLNSFQLQYGSYNPNSNDKTEAHVYNYIPPPVGQMCQNPIYMQKDGDHVAYYRNLQEFSYSKLDHNKDDPSAIAYTISTTELLEKSPAPGEPELLYQNITERVKELPSAGIVHYNFCTLPKRQLIPAYESRRQNQDRLNKTVLYGTPRKYFAEQSKHEHLLLQGKLQSEPDYLEVLEKQTAISQL, from the coding sequence ATGCTGAACAGCgttttattgctgagttttaTATCTGTGACTGGGATTTTAAGGACAGAAAGCCGAAAAACTGCCAAAGACATATGCAAAATTCGCTGTTTGTGCGAAGAAAAAGAGAACGTTCTAAATATTAATTGTGAAAATAAGGGCTTTACAAGCGTCAGTttgcttcttcctccccagtCAAGGATCTACCAGCTTTTCCTTAATGGTAATTTACTGAGCAGGCTCTACCCAAATGAGTTTGTCAATTACTCCAATGCAGTTACCCTCCATTTAGGCAATAACGAACTACAGGAGATCAGAGCTGGGGCTTTCAACGGGCTGAAGACCCTGAAAAGGTTACatctcaataataataaattggaaATGTTAAAAGAGGAAACTTTCCAGGGTCTTGAGAGTCTAGAATATTTGCAAGCAGATTATAATTTTATCAGTGTTATTGAAGCAGGGGCTTTCAGCAAGATGAATAAATTAAAAGTCTTGATCCTCAATGACAATCTACTGCTGTCTCTCCCAAACAACGTTTTTCGTTTTGTGCTTTTAACTCACTTGGATCTGAGAGGTAATAGGCTTAAAATGTTGCCCTTTGCTGGTGTCCTTGAACACATAGGAGGTATCATGGAAATCCAGCTGGAGGAGAACCCTTGGAATTGTACGTGTGATCTGTCTCCACTCAAAGCATGGTTAGATACAATCACTGTCTTTGTTGGGGAGATTGTCTGTGAGACCCCATTCAGGTTGCATGGAAAAGATGTCACACAGCTGACCAGGCAAGACCTATGTCCTAGAAAAAGCTCAGGTGACACTAATCAGAGGTCGGTGCACCCAGACCCTCGTATACACAGGATGCCTCCTACATTTAACCCAGCACTAACTCCTACAAGGGCCCCAAAATCCAGCAGACCTCCTAAAACCAGGAACAGACCCACACCTAGAGTCACAGTGTCCAAAGATCGGCAGATATTTGGGCCTATTATGGTATATCAGACCAAGTCCCCTGTTCCTTTAACCTGCCCTGAAAGTTGTGTGTGCACCTCCATGAGCTCTGACAGTGGTTTAAATGTTAATTGCCAGGAGAGAAAAATTAGTAACATCTCTGATCTTAAACCCAAACCTACCAGCCCAAGGAAACTATATCTGACAGGTAACTACttacaaattgtttataaaactGATCTCCTTGAATTTGCATCTCTGGATCTACTACATTTAGGAAATAACCGGATTGCCATAATACAGGAAGGTGCCTTTTCAAACCTGACAAGTTTGCGTAGACTATACCTGAATGGGAATTACATTGAGATGTTGTATCCTTCAATGTTTGATGGCCTATACAGTTTGCAATACCTATATTTAGAGTACAATGTCATCAAGGACATAGTGCCACACACATTTGACGCTTTAAGTAACCTTCAACTCTTGTTTCTTAACAATAATCTGCTGAGATCTTTACCAGATGGAGTATTTGGTGGCACTGCCCTCACTAGACTGAATCTGAGAAACAACCATTTCTCTTTTCTGCCCCTGAAGGGAGTTCTAGAACAGCTTACTGCTTTTATCCAGATAGACCTCCAGGAAAATCCTTGGGATTGCACGTGTGATATTTTAGGCCTGAAGAAGTGGATAGAACAGTCAAGTTCTACTGTGGTTGTTCAGGAAGTAACTTGTGAATCACCACTTAAACATGCTGGGGAGCATTTGAGGTTTCTGCCTAAGGATGAAATTTGTCCAGAAAACCCGAACTTGGCTGATGCCACTGTATTGTCATTCAACCAGAAAACCAGCACTCCGCATTCTTCCAGCATACCTCCAAGCCCCTATCCAGAACTGCATACTGAAGTTCCACTATCTGTGCTAATTTTGGGATTGCTGGTAGTTTTCATCTTGTCTGTTTGCTTTGGGGCAGGACTATTTGTCTTTGTCCTGAAAAGACGAAAAGGGGTACAGAGTGTCCCAAGTAGCAGTGTAAACAATTTAGATCTAAATTCCTTTCAGCTACAATATGGGTCCTACAATCCAAACTCTAACGACAAAACAGAAGCTCACGTCTACAACTACATCCCTCCACCTGTTGGCCAAATGTGCCAAAACCCTATCTACATGCAGAAAGATGGAGATCATGTTGCCTACTACAGAAACCTTCAAGAATTTAGTTACAGTAAACTGGACCACAACAAAGATGATCCAAGTGCCATTGCATATACAATAAGCACAACTGAACTTTTGGAAAAGTCACCAGCACCAGGAGAGCCTGAACTTCTATACCAGAACATCACAGAAAGGGTAAAAGAATTACCCAGTGCTGGGATAGTCCATTATAATTTTTGTACATTGCCCAAAAGGCAGCTCATTCCTGCATATGAATCAAGGCGTCAGAATCAGGACCGGTTAAACAAAACGGTTTTATATGGCACTCCCAGAAAATACTTTGCAGAACAATCAAAACACGAGCATTTATTGCTTCAAGGAAAACTGCAATCAGAACCAGATTACCTTGAGGTTTTGGAAAAACAAACTGCAATAAGTCAGCTGTAG